From Salinicola endophyticus:
GGCCGGATCAGCGACAGCGGGGTGAGCTTCGCCGCCCTGCTCGGCGCGCTGCAGAGCGACAGCGAGACCAATCTGCTGTCGACGCCCTCGCTGACCACCCTCGACAACGCCCAGGCCTACATCCTGGTGGGCCAGGAGGTGCCTTTCGTCACCGGTTCCACCACCTTCAACGAGAACCCCTACCAGATCATCCAGCGCGAGGACATCGGGGTCAGCCTGCGCATCCGCCCCTCGATCAGCTCCGACAACACCATTCGCATGGACATCGTTCAGGAGGTGTCGTCGATCGACCCCAACGTCCAGGCCTCCGACGTGGTAACCAACAAGCGCGAGATCGAAACCTCGGTGATCACCCGCGACGGCGGCATCGTGGTGCTCGGCGGGCTGATCAGCAACGCCGGCAACTCGACCTCGGCGCAGGTGCCGCTGCTGGGCGACATTCCGCTGCTCGGCAAGCTGTTCCAGTACAACCGCGACGAGCAGGAGAAGCGCAACCTGATGGTGTTCATCCGCGCCCGGGTGCTGCGCGACGCCGCTCAGATGGACAGCGCCACCGCCGACAAGTACCGCTACATGCGCGCCCAGCAGCTGCTCGCCGGCTTCGACGACGACCAGGCGCTGGCGCCCTGGGAGACGGCCACCACCGTAGCCGGCGGCACGGCGGCTTCTGGATCAGGGATGGCGAGTGCGGCGCCGAGCGCGCCGGGGCAGCCGCGCTGGAGCACGCTCTTCCCCGACCAGCGCAGCCGCCTGGGGAGCCTGGCGCCATGACCGCGACCGCGGCCTTCAGCGCCGGCGACGATCTCGCGCCGCTGCCCTACCGGCTGGCCAAGCGCGCCGGGGTGGCGTTGGCGCCGGGCAAGCATGGCTACCGCCTGCTGTGTCGCGACACACCGTCGCCGCTGCAGCTCGAGGTACTCCAGGACATCCAGCGCCGCCTGGGCCGCGCCGAGGGCTGCGAGTGGCTCGACGGCGATACCTTCGAGGCGCGTCTGGCCGCGCTGCACGACGGCGAGCGTGCCGACAACGCGGCGCTGCTGGAGGGGCTGGCCGAGCACGTCGACCTCGACAGCCTGATGCAGGAGCTGCCACGGGCCGAGGATCTGCTCGAAAGCGAGAACGAAGCGCCGGTGATCCGACTGATCAACGGCGTCTTCTCCGAGGCCCTGCGCCTGGCCGCGTCGGACATCCACGTCGAACCCTTCGAGCGCGAGCTGGTGATCCGCCTGCGGGTGGATGGCGCCATGCGCGAGGCGCTGCGGCCGCCACGGGTGCTGGCGCCGGTGCTGATCTCGCGGATCAAGGTGATGGCGCGGCTCGACATCGCCGAGAAGCGCCAGCCCCAGGATGGCCGCATCACGGTGCGCGCCGCCGGGCGTGACGTCGATATCCGTGTCTCCACCCTGCCCGGCATCCACGGCGAGCGGGTGGTGATGCGTCTGCTCGACAAGCATGCCGCGCTGCTCGACCTCGACCGCCTGGGCATGCCGCCGGCGGTGCTCGAACGCTATCGCCGGGTGCTCCAGCAGCCCAACGGTATCCTGCTCAACACCGGGCCCACCGGTTCGGGCAAGACCACCACGCTCTACGCCAGCCTCAATGCGCTCAACGACCGCAGCCGCAATATCCTAACCGTCGAGGACCCGGTGGAGTACGCCATCCCGGGTATCGGCCAGACCCCGGTCAACCCCCACGCCGGGCTCACCTTCGCCCGTGGCCTGCGCGCCATCCTGCGCCAGGACCCGGACGTGATCATGATCGGCGAGATCCGCGACCTGGAGACCGCCGCCACCGCGGTGCAGTCGAGCCTGACCGGCCACCTGGTGCTCTCGACGTTACACACCAACAGCGCGCTGGGGGCGATCGCGCGGCTGCGCGACATGGGCATCGAGCCGTTCCTGCTGGCGACCAGCCTCAAGGGGGTGATGGCCCAGCGCCTGGTACGCCGGCTATGTCCGGCGTGCAGTGAGTGGCGCCCGCGCCGTGCCGACGACGCCCAGTGGCTGCCCGGCATCGACACCCTGGCGCGGCTGGCCGAGCCCCAGGGCTGCGAAAGCTGCGACCACAGCGGCTATCGCGGGCGCCTGGGCCTTTACGAGTTCATCCCTATCGATGCCCACCTGGCCAGCCTGATCCACGAACGCGCCCCCGAGGCGGCGCTGGCCGAGTACGCCTTCTGCCAGGCCGGCGCCCAGAGTCTGGCGCAGGCGGCACTGGCGCGACTGGCGGCGGGCGAGACCGCCCTCGACGAGGTACTGCGTGCGATCCACCGCTGAGCTTGCCCCCGCACTGACCTCAAACTGCCATCGAGCGTCAGTCAGACTACGGCGCCACACGTCCATCCCCTCTTTCTTGAGGCCGTGTCTGAAAAGTCCGACGAGCGAAGCCCAGACAAGGCAAAAATCGGCGAGAGGGCGGAGTTTACGGGGGTGTAAATGAGCATCTCGAGACGATTTTTAACGCCGTATGGGCGAGCGCAGTCCTTTTCAGACATGGCCGGGGAGGGCCCATGCCTACCTATCGCTATGTGGCCCTGAGCCCCGACGGCCGCCGTCAGCGCGACGTGCTGCAGGCCGAGAGCGAGCGTCAGGCGCGTCAGCTGCTGCACGAACGGGGTCTGTTCCCGCGCCGCCTGGCGCTGGTACGTGGCGCCGATTCCCCGGGTCGCAGCGCGGGCCGCGGGCGCCTCGATACCACCAGCCTGGCGCTGCTCACGCGCCAGCTGGCGACCCTGATCGACGCCGGCATCCCGCTCAGCGACGCCCTCGACGCCCTTACCCGCCAGGCAGAGCGCCAGCGCGAACGCGCGCTGCTGCTGGCGGTGGGCAACCGGGTGCGCGAGGGCCACTCGCTGGCCGACAGCCTGAAGCCCCACGCGAGCTTCGATCTGCTCTACCGCTCGCTGGTCGCCGCCGGCGAGCGCGCCGGGCGCCTGGCGCTGGTACTCGAACGCTTGGCCGATCACCTCGAGCGGGTCCAGGCGCAGCGCCAGAAGGCGCGCACCGCGCTGGTCTATCCGCTGGTGCTGGCGGGGGTCTCGCTGGCGGTAGTGAGCGGGCTGATGACCTGGGTGGTGCCACGCCTGGCACAGCAGTTCGAGCGCTCCGACATGGCGCTGCCGTGGCTGACCCGGCTGATGATCGGCCTCTCCCACCTGATGCTGAGCCTGGGTCCGTGGCTGCTCGCGCTGTTGCTGCTGGGCGTGCCGCTGGCGGCGCGGGTACTGCGCCGCCCGGCGCCGCGGGCGCGGCTCGATGCCCTGCTGCTCGGCCTGCCGCGCCTGGGCGAGCTGATCCGGCTGCTCGATACCGGACGCCTGACCCGCACCCTGGCGATCCTCACGCGCAGCGGCATCGCCCTGCTGGAAGCACTGCGGGTGAGCCGCGACACCCTGGGCAACCACGGCATGCGCGAGGCGGTGGCGCTGATCGAGCAGCGCGTCGAGAGCGGGATCAGCCTGCACCGGGCGATGCAGGAGTCGGGGCGCTTCTCGCCCTCGCTGCTGCACATGGTCGCCAGCGGCGAGGCCAGCGGCACCCTGGACCGCATGCTCGAACGCATCGCCGACGCCCAGGAGAGCACCTTCAACCGCCGCGTCGACATGGCCCTGGCGCTGTTCGAACCGCTGATGATCCTGGTCATGGGCGCGGTGGTGCTGACCGTGGTGCTCGCCATCCTGCTGCCGATCATGCAGCTCAACAGCAGCGTGGCGCTGTAGCGCCATGGCAGACACGCAAGCCATGACGCAAACGACTGATATGACAACGACGAGAGAGGAAACGGCATGACACGCGCTCCCCGCCCCGGCCACCAGTCCGGTTTCACCCTGCTCGAGATCATGGTGGTGATCTTCATCATCGGTCTATTGGTGGCGATCGTCGCCCCCAACGTGCTGAGCAACCAGGACGACGCCATGCAGCAGAAGGCGCGCGCCGATCTCTCGACCCTCGAGCAGGCGCTCGACATGTACCGTCTCGACAACTACCGCTACCCCACCACCCAGCAGGGCCTGGCGGCACTGGTCAGTCCCCCCAGCAGCGACCCGCAGCCGGACAACTACCGCGAAGGCGGCTATATCCGGCGCCTGCCCGAGGACCCCTGGGGCCACTCCTACCACTACGCCAGCCCCGGCCAGCACGGCCGGGTCGATCTCTACAGCCTGGGCGCCGACGACCAGCCCGGCGGCGAGGGCATCGATGCCGACATCGGCAACTGGATGCTGTGAGCGCGCGCGCTACCCGGGGCTTCTCGCTGATCGAACTGCTGGTGGTGATCGTGATCATCGCCCTCGGCGCGAGCCTCGCCGTGGCCTGGCTGGTGGGTACGCGCCCCGGCGAGCGGCTCGACCGCGAGGCGCGCGACCTGGCCGGCGCCTTCCGCCTGGCCGCGGACGTCGCCCGCGCGCGCCAGCGGGTGATCGGCTGGCAGCCGCAGGGCGACGGCTATCGCTTCGTCAGCTGGCAGCCCGGCCACGGCTGGCAGGTCTTCGGCGAGCGCCTGGGGCTGGCCGCGCAGCGCTGGGACCCGCCGCTGCAGCCCAGCCGTCAGCCGCCGGCCGCCGACACCACTACCCCCTGGCTGGTGTGGCTGCCCGATGGCGAAGTGGTGGGTGCGCATATCCAGCTGGCCAGCGACGGCGCCCGCCGTACCCTGGCGGTGGACGCACTCGGGGTCAGCGTGACAGGCCGTGGGCGATGAGTGCCAGGCCCGGCTACCACGAGGCCCCATGCCAGCGCGGTTTCACCCTGCTCGAGGTGATGGTGGCGCTGTTCATCCTGGCGCTGATCGCGGCGATCGTCGCCCAGGGGGTGCAGCAGCGCGTGCGTATCGCCGAGAGTGCGGCGCGCCGCGCGCCCATGCTGCTGTGCGCGCGGGAGTTCGAAAGCCGTGCGGCGCTCGACCACTACTGGCCGCGCCTGGGTACCCAGCAGGGCGAGCTGAGCCAGGCGGGGCACACCTGCTGGTGGCGGCTGACGGTGAGCGCCACGCCGATCCAGCGGCTGCGTCAGGGCCGCCTGGCGCTCTACGACACCCCGGCCCGGGCACATCCGGTGCTCACCTTCACGCTCTATCTGGCACCGCCATGAGAGCGCCGGCCGCAACGACGCCGCACCAGCGCGGCTTCACTCTGCTCGAGGTGATGATCGCCATCGCCCTGACCGCACTGGTCGGCATCGGCGTGGCGGCGCTGGTCGAGCAGCTGGTGAGTGCGCGCGAGCGCTTCGCCGAACCGGCGCCGCTGGATGCGGAGATCGATGTCAGCCGCCTGCTCACACGGCGTCTGGAGGCGCTGGTGCAGCGCCCGATACACGAAGAGGGTCGTCGGCTGTTCAACCTGCCGCTGACCTATCGTGCCGACCTGGCACGGCTGGAGTGGGTCTCGCTGGGCGCGGTGGCGCTGCCGGTGGGCGATTTCTACACCCGCCTGCGCCGCCAGCGCCTGCAGTGGGATCGCGACAGCGCCACCCTGACGCTCGATTCCAGCGGGCTGCTCGATGCCGCCGGTGAGCCCGAGTGGCAGCGGGTGGCGGCACTCGATGACGTCACTGCGCTGACGCTGGAATTCTTCGCCGCCGGGCGCTGGCTCGCCGCGCCGCCGCCGAGCGGCATCGCCCAGGGCGTACGCGTGCAGTGGCAGCGCCATGGGCGCCCGGTGACGCTGACCGTGGTCCTGCCGGAGCTGCTGCCATGAGCGTGTCGCCGCCAGCCCAGCGTGAGCCCGCGGGGGCGCCGCGCCAGCGCGGGGCGGCGCTGCTGATGGTGCTGCTGGCGCTGACGCTGGTGAGCGTCACGCTGAGCGCGCTTACGCTACAGGGGCGGCGCGAGCTGACCCGTCTCGAACTGCTGCAGCAGGAGACCCAGGCCGAGTTCTACGCCCGCGGCGCGGAGATCATCGCCCGCCGTGCGCTGACCGATGCTGCGGTGCGCCACGCCGACCTGTGGTGGCAGACCCTGGCCGGGCGGCCGCTGCGCTACCCCACCGACGCCGGCGAGCTGCGCCTGGTGGTGCACGACCTGCGCACCTGCTTCAACCTCAACGCCCTGGGCGGCAGCCAGGCGGCGCTGGCCCAGCAGCAGCTGCGCTACTGGGTGGCGACCTATGCCAGCGAGCGCCTCGTCGGCATGACCCCGGATACCTTCGTCGCCCGCCTCGCTGACTGGATCGACCCCGACAATATCGCCCGGGTCGGCGGCATGGATGGCGCCGACTATGCGCGCCTCGACCCGCCCCGGACGAGCGCCGACACCTGGCTGCGCGATCCCAGCGAGATCAACTGGCTGGCGCCGCTGGACAGCCGCCGCGCCGGGCGTTTCGGTGAACTCTGCACGCTGCCCGACGACGGCCCCTGGCGGCTCGATCTCAACGCCCTGGGCCCCGGCGACCTGCCGCTGCTGGATGCGCTGTTCGTCGGCCAGGTCGACCGTGGCGCTCTGGCCACGCTGCTGCGCGCGCGCCCGCCGGGGGGCTACACGGACCTCGACGCGGTGCGCCAGGCGCTGGGCGGCGATGCCCCCTGGCTCGAACGCTACGGCAACCGCCTGCGCCTGACCCCGGACTATGTGGCGCTGGATATCCGCATCCGCCTGGCGGATCGCCACTACGACTTCCAGCGTCTGCTGCTGGCCGAGGGCACCAGCGCCTTCTATCCCCGCCAGCCGGCGGCGCGCGTACGGGTGCTGAGCCGCCGCAGCGGCTATCCCAGCGCCCGGCTCGACGCTATCTCGACCCACGCTATCTCGACCGACGCCGCCGAGCCGGCGGCGGACAACGTCTTCACCCAGGAGTCACCCTGATGCGCCGATCCGCACGCCCGGCGCGCGCCGCTACCCGCCTGCTGGTCGCCCCGCGCCAGCGCCTCGCGCCGCTCATCGATGCCAGCGCCGACACAGAGACGGACGCCGACACCCGGCTCCGTGTCGACTGGTGCCTGGAGGGTGCCACGCCGCACACCCTGAGCGACACCAGCCCTCCTGAGGCGTGGCAGGCGCTGACGCGGCTGGCCGCCAGCCACCCGGTCACCCTACTGCTGGCGGCGGATGCGGTCAGCCATTTCCATCTCGCCGCACCGCGCGGGCTCAAGCGCCGCGAGTGGCCGCTGCTGCTGGAAACGGTGACCAGTGAGGCGGTCGACCAACTCCACCTGCATCCGCTGCAGCGCGGTCGCGGCCACCTGGAGCTGATCGCCCTGCCGCGGGCCGAACTCGCCGCCTGGCGCGCCTGGGCGCAGCGCCTCGGCCTGGCACCGACGGGCTGGAGCTGCGCCTTCCTGGCGCTGCCACGGCCGGCGACGCCGGATCAGATCACCACGCTCGACGACGGCAGCCATCGGCTGTGCCTGGGGCTGGCCGCGCCCGTGGCGCCGGGCGCGCCGGAGACTCGCCAGTGGCTGGCGTGGCCGCGCGACTGGCCGCTGCCGCCGGCCTGGCGCGAGCGTGAGTGTCAGGTGGTCGATGGCGATGGCGATGGCGATGGCGAAAGAGACGATGACGAACGGCATGATGGCGGCGAAGCGGCCGCCGAACAGGCCCGACGCCGCAGTCTCACCTGGCTGGCGGCTCAGCCCCCCGCCGCGCTGCCGTTCGCCGATGACAGCGGCGCGCGCTGGCAAGGGATCGCCTGGCGGCCTCGGCGACGTACGCGCTGGCTGGCGGGGGCCATTGCCCTGCTGGCGCTGCTCGACGCCTCGCTGTGGCTGGCCACGAGCTGGCGCGAAGACGCCGCGACGAGCCAGCGTCAAGCGGCGGCGCTGGCCGCGCGCTTCGTCGGCCCGCCGCCGGCCGACGCCCGGGCGGCGCTGGACAGCCGCGCCGATGCCATCGACGCCCTGGCCCGGCGCAATCACCAGCTCAGCGAAGCCCTGGCAACGGCCACGGCACAGCTCGCCGCGACGCCCTGGCAGCTGTCACGGCTGGCGGTCAGCGGCAACCGGGCGACCCTGGCCTGGCGCTACCCCGAGCCGCCGGCACCGGTGGTGCTGAACCGGGCCCGTCAGGCCCTCGCCACGCTGGGCGAGGCGCAGTGGCAGGCGCTACCGGGCGAGCTGAGCCTGAACCTCCACCTCGCCGCCGACACCCCGGAGCCCAAGCCATGAGCCGATTCGCCCCCCCTCTGCCCGCTCGCCTGGCGCCGCTGTGGACGGCGCGCTCGGGGCGGGAGAAAGGACTCCTGGTGCTGGCACTGGTCGGCGTGCTGGCCTACGCCGGCCACGCCGCGCTCTCGTATCTGCCCGCGGGTGGCGAACCGTTCGCCGCGGCGAGGCCGGCGCCGAACCTGCAGCGGCTGCCGCCGATCACCCCGGTGGACGCCGCGACCTGGCGCAGCGCCGCGGTGGAACAGGGTCTGGCGCTGACCCGCATCGAGGTGACGGCGCGCGGCGTCACGACCCATGGCGAGGCGGCCTCGCCCAAGGCGTTCAGCGACTTCGCGCGCTGGGCGGCGCAGCACGGCTGGTGGGCGGTGGCCTGGCAACTCGAACGCCGCGAGGGGCAGAGCCTGGCGCTGGCAGCGCACTGGCGCAGTCAGCTCGAAAGGCCAGCGTCACAGCCGGCGTCGGGGGCGGAGTCGAACTCAGGGCCGGGGTCGGTGCCGCTGGATACCACCGCGACTGCGACGGAGAGCCGCTGATGCGACGCGGAATCGGTGTGCTGGGGACAATCGGCGCGGGGCTGACGGTGGCCCTCGTCTTCGTCTCGACGTTGGCCCTGACCTGGCCACTGACGACCCTCGGCCCGCGGGCGCCGGTGGCCCGGGACGTCACCCTGGCCGCCCCCTCGGGGACGCTGGCGGCGGGCCGCGTGGCGCGCATCGCCTGGCGCGCCGCTGGCTGGCCACTGGCCCTGGGCCCCCTCGACTGGCAGCTGGCCTGGCCCGGGCGGCTGACGCTCACCCTCGGTGAAGGCAGCGGCGCCTGGCATGCCCGCGGCGTCTGGCACGGCCTCGACACCCACTGGACGCTCAGCGGCGGCGACCTCGACGCGCTCGATCTCTCACGCCTGCCGCTGGCGCTGGCAGGGCGCTGGGAGGGGCAGCTCGAGGTCACCCTGCGCGGCACCCGCTGTCTCGCCAGCCATGGCGCGCTGACGGCCTCCAGCGTGACCTTGCTCGCCCCGACCCGGGTCGAACTGGGTCACGCCAAGCTTCAGCTCACATGCCGTGGCGGCATCCCCGAGCTACGGCTGAATCTGGAACAGGGTCAGGCCCTGGCGCTCGCGCTGACGCTCGACCCCGACAGCGGCCAGGGCGAGCTGCGCGGGCGCATCGCCGATAGCCATCCGCTGGCCGAGTGGCGCCGGCGTCTCGACCCCGACGCCCGCGGCGAGCGCATCGAGCAGCGCTTCCGCTGGTAGCGGGTCAGCCGCGCAGACGCTCGGCGGCGCGGATGAGCTGCTGCGCGGTCGTCTCCCAGCCCAGGCAGGCATCGGTGATCGAGACGCCGTAGCGCAGCGCGGCTGGGTTGAGCGGCTGCTTGCCCTCGAAGAGGTGGCTCTCGAGCATCACGCCCATCAACGCGCGCTCACCGGCCAGGCGCTGGTCGACCACGCTGTGCAGCACCTCGGTCTGGCGGCGGTGATCCTTGCGCGAATTGGCGTGGCTGCAGTCGACCATCAGCCGCGGCGTCAGCCCGGCGACCTCCAGCGCGCGGCGGCTGGCGGCGATGCTGGCGGCATCGTGGTTGGGTCCGTCCTGGCCCCCGCGCAGCACCAGATGGGTGAAGGGGTTGCCCGGGGTCTCGATCATCGCCGGCGTGCCCGCGGCAGTGACCCCGAAGTGGCGATGCGAGTGCGCCGCCGACTGCATCGCCGCCACCGCCACGTCGACATTGCCCTGGGTGCCGTTCTTGAAGCCGACACAGGCATCGAGCCCGCTGGCCAGCTCACGGTGGATCTGCGACTCGGTGGTGCGCGCGCCGA
This genomic window contains:
- the gspK gene encoding type II secretion system minor pseudopilin GspK; this encodes MSVSPPAQREPAGAPRQRGAALLMVLLALTLVSVTLSALTLQGRRELTRLELLQQETQAEFYARGAEIIARRALTDAAVRHADLWWQTLAGRPLRYPTDAGELRLVVHDLRTCFNLNALGGSQAALAQQQLRYWVATYASERLVGMTPDTFVARLADWIDPDNIARVGGMDGADYARLDPPRTSADTWLRDPSEINWLAPLDSRRAGRFGELCTLPDDGPWRLDLNALGPGDLPLLDALFVGQVDRGALATLLRARPPGGYTDLDAVRQALGGDAPWLERYGNRLRLTPDYVALDIRIRLADRHYDFQRLLLAEGTSAFYPRQPAARVRVLSRRSGYPSARLDAISTHAISTDAAEPAADNVFTQESP
- a CDS encoding type II secretion system protein: MSARPGYHEAPCQRGFTLLEVMVALFILALIAAIVAQGVQQRVRIAESAARRAPMLLCAREFESRAALDHYWPRLGTQQGELSQAGHTCWWRLTVSATPIQRLRQGRLALYDTPARAHPVLTFTLYLAPP
- a CDS encoding ATPase, T2SS/T4P/T4SS family; translation: MTATAAFSAGDDLAPLPYRLAKRAGVALAPGKHGYRLLCRDTPSPLQLEVLQDIQRRLGRAEGCEWLDGDTFEARLAALHDGERADNAALLEGLAEHVDLDSLMQELPRAEDLLESENEAPVIRLINGVFSEALRLAASDIHVEPFERELVIRLRVDGAMREALRPPRVLAPVLISRIKVMARLDIAEKRQPQDGRITVRAAGRDVDIRVSTLPGIHGERVVMRLLDKHAALLDLDRLGMPPAVLERYRRVLQQPNGILLNTGPTGSGKTTTLYASLNALNDRSRNILTVEDPVEYAIPGIGQTPVNPHAGLTFARGLRAILRQDPDVIMIGEIRDLETAATAVQSSLTGHLVLSTLHTNSALGAIARLRDMGIEPFLLATSLKGVMAQRLVRRLCPACSEWRPRRADDAQWLPGIDTLARLAEPQGCESCDHSGYRGRLGLYEFIPIDAHLASLIHERAPEAALAEYAFCQAGAQSLAQAALARLAAGETALDEVLRAIHR
- a CDS encoding 3-deoxy-7-phosphoheptulonate synthase, whose product is MMMNAVTSALKPATESAPCRRELTLPSAAELRAAIPLEPVLAARVERQREAIRDVLAGRDERLLVVVGPCSIHDPDAALEYAERLAALQASVADRLLLVMRVYVEKPRTTVGWKGLAYDPHLDGSDDMAAGLASARRLMRDVAALGLPVATELLQPMAAAYFDDLLSWVAIGARTTESQIHRELASGLDACVGFKNGTQGNVDVAVAAMQSAAHSHRHFGVTAAGTPAMIETPGNPFTHLVLRGGQDGPNHDAASIAASRRALEVAGLTPRLMVDCSHANSRKDHRRQTEVLHSVVDQRLAGERALMGVMLESHLFEGKQPLNPAALRYGVSITDACLGWETTAQQLIRAAERLRG
- the gspF gene encoding type II secretion system inner membrane protein GspF, which produces MPTYRYVALSPDGRRQRDVLQAESERQARQLLHERGLFPRRLALVRGADSPGRSAGRGRLDTTSLALLTRQLATLIDAGIPLSDALDALTRQAERQRERALLLAVGNRVREGHSLADSLKPHASFDLLYRSLVAAGERAGRLALVLERLADHLERVQAQRQKARTALVYPLVLAGVSLAVVSGLMTWVVPRLAQQFERSDMALPWLTRLMIGLSHLMLSLGPWLLALLLLGVPLAARVLRRPAPRARLDALLLGLPRLGELIRLLDTGRLTRTLAILTRSGIALLEALRVSRDTLGNHGMREAVALIEQRVESGISLHRAMQESGRFSPSLLHMVASGEASGTLDRMLERIADAQESTFNRRVDMALALFEPLMILVMGAVVLTVVLAILLPIMQLNSSVAL
- a CDS encoding type II secretion system protein GspL is translated as MRRSARPARAATRLLVAPRQRLAPLIDASADTETDADTRLRVDWCLEGATPHTLSDTSPPEAWQALTRLAASHPVTLLLAADAVSHFHLAAPRGLKRREWPLLLETVTSEAVDQLHLHPLQRGRGHLELIALPRAELAAWRAWAQRLGLAPTGWSCAFLALPRPATPDQITTLDDGSHRLCLGLAAPVAPGAPETRQWLAWPRDWPLPPAWRERECQVVDGDGDGDGERDDDERHDGGEAAAEQARRRSLTWLAAQPPAALPFADDSGARWQGIAWRPRRRTRWLAGAIALLALLDASLWLATSWREDAATSQRQAAALAARFVGPPPADARAALDSRADAIDALARRNHQLSEALATATAQLAATPWQLSRLAVSGNRATLAWRYPEPPAPVVLNRARQALATLGEAQWQALPGELSLNLHLAADTPEPKP
- a CDS encoding GspH/FimT family pseudopilin, with amino-acid sequence MSARATRGFSLIELLVVIVIIALGASLAVAWLVGTRPGERLDREARDLAGAFRLAADVARARQRVIGWQPQGDGYRFVSWQPGHGWQVFGERLGLAAQRWDPPLQPSRQPPAADTTTPWLVWLPDGEVVGAHIQLASDGARRTLAVDALGVSVTGRGR
- the gspG gene encoding type II secretion system major pseudopilin GspG gives rise to the protein MTRAPRPGHQSGFTLLEIMVVIFIIGLLVAIVAPNVLSNQDDAMQQKARADLSTLEQALDMYRLDNYRYPTTQQGLAALVSPPSSDPQPDNYREGGYIRRLPEDPWGHSYHYASPGQHGRVDLYSLGADDQPGGEGIDADIGNWML
- a CDS encoding prepilin-type N-terminal cleavage/methylation domain-containing protein; the encoded protein is MRAPAATTPHQRGFTLLEVMIAIALTALVGIGVAALVEQLVSARERFAEPAPLDAEIDVSRLLTRRLEALVQRPIHEEGRRLFNLPLTYRADLARLEWVSLGAVALPVGDFYTRLRRQRLQWDRDSATLTLDSSGLLDAAGEPEWQRVAALDDVTALTLEFFAAGRWLAAPPPSGIAQGVRVQWQRHGRPVTLTVVLPELLP